From one Planktothrix agardhii NIES-204 genomic stretch:
- a CDS encoding extracellular solute-binding protein family 3 has translation MILSKKIAIAALSAVLSLGLSSPAWAETVMEKVARTGVLTAGVQTDFIPLSYVNDQDELVGYSIDILNQIKAQLAKDLGREITLELVPISIGDRIPKVLSRDVDIVCEDVTFTWNRDRYVDFSVSYGVTGTRLLVKKGSNLGTPESLVNRQIGVLENGSSESTIQVVQPQAKIVRFKTIGEGIAALEQGKIDAFGSDGVLLEGARQTLPNRDALEVVPNLPYAREGIACIVPENNSAFLDRVNFAIVKLMQGYVMGDKESVAIVDQWFGKDGVITIDNDLIKNYFQGVINSREQIKLN, from the coding sequence ATGATTTTATCTAAAAAAATTGCGATCGCTGCTTTGAGTGCTGTTTTGTCCCTGGGTCTATCAAGTCCGGCTTGGGCAGAAACAGTAATGGAAAAAGTAGCCCGAACTGGGGTATTAACTGCCGGAGTTCAGACGGATTTTATTCCCCTTTCCTATGTCAATGATCAGGATGAATTAGTTGGTTATTCCATTGATATTCTGAATCAAATTAAAGCCCAACTTGCCAAGGATTTAGGACGGGAAATCACTTTAGAACTGGTTCCTATTAGCATCGGTGATCGGATTCCCAAGGTATTATCGCGGGATGTTGATATTGTCTGTGAGGATGTGACTTTTACATGGAATCGCGATCGCTATGTCGATTTTTCTGTGAGTTATGGGGTGACAGGAACCCGGTTATTAGTTAAAAAAGGAAGTAATTTAGGCACACCAGAATCCTTGGTAAATCGGCAAATTGGTGTATTAGAAAATGGCAGCAGTGAATCAACTATACAAGTCGTACAACCCCAAGCCAAAATAGTCAGATTTAAGACTATTGGCGAGGGAATTGCCGCTTTAGAACAGGGTAAAATTGATGCTTTTGGTTCCGATGGGGTTTTGCTAGAAGGGGCTCGACAAACCCTCCCTAACCGTGATGCTTTAGAAGTAGTTCCTAATCTTCCCTATGCCCGGGAAGGAATTGCTTGTATTGTCCCTGAAAATAATTCTGCTTTTTTAGATCGGGTAAATTTTGCGATCGTAAAATTGATGCAAGGTTATGTCATGGGAGATAAAGAATCAGTGGCTATTGTCGATCAATGGTTTGGAAAAGATGGTGTGATCACAATAGATAATGATTTAATCAAAAATTACTTTCAAGGTGTAATTAACTCCAGGGAACAAATCAAACTTAACTAA
- the aslB gene encoding putative arylsulfatase regulatory protein, with amino-acid sequence MINPTLLNPKKIDLSKFGPINLVVIQGTSFCNLNCDYCYLPNRDLKNTLSLDLIEPIFKNIFTSPFLGDEFTVCWHAGEPLAVPISFYESAFQLIQEADQKYNQKQVKFWHSVQTNGTYINQKWCDFIQEHNICVGVSLDGPQFIHDAHRQTRKGTGSHAQTMRGISFLQKNDIPFYVISVVTQDSLNYADEIFNFFRDNGIYDVGFNLEEIEGVNQSSTLEAVGTSEKYRAFMQRFWELTSEVQGEFNLREFEAICGLIYSNSRLTQTDMNNPFVLINIDYQGNFSTFDPELLSVNIEPYGNFILGNVLKDSFESVCDTEKFQKIYADMQEGIKLCSETCEYFGVCGGGAGSNKYWENGTFACSETMACRYRIKVVTDIILDKLENSLGLVENCYSKRQ; translated from the coding sequence ATGATAAATCCAACTTTATTAAATCCTAAAAAGATTGATCTTAGCAAATTTGGCCCGATTAATTTAGTCGTAATTCAAGGCACATCTTTTTGTAATCTCAATTGTGATTATTGTTATTTACCTAACCGAGATTTGAAAAATACCCTATCCTTAGATTTAATAGAACCTATCTTTAAAAATATCTTCACCTCTCCGTTTCTCGGTGATGAATTTACCGTTTGTTGGCACGCTGGAGAGCCTTTGGCGGTTCCGATTTCTTTTTATGAATCGGCATTTCAACTAATTCAAGAAGCCGATCAAAAATACAATCAAAAACAAGTAAAATTTTGGCATTCAGTTCAAACAAATGGCACATATATTAATCAAAAATGGTGTGATTTTATTCAAGAACATAATATTTGTGTCGGGGTGAGTTTAGATGGGCCCCAATTCATCCATGACGCCCATCGCCAAACCCGTAAGGGAACAGGAAGTCACGCCCAAACTATGCGAGGAATTTCTTTCTTACAAAAAAACGATATTCCTTTTTATGTGATTTCCGTTGTTACTCAAGATTCCCTGAATTATGCTGATGAAATCTTTAATTTTTTCAGGGATAATGGGATTTATGATGTGGGATTTAATTTAGAAGAAATTGAAGGAGTAAATCAATCATCAACTTTAGAAGCTGTGGGGACATCGGAAAAATATCGTGCATTTATGCAGCGTTTTTGGGAATTAACCTCAGAAGTGCAGGGAGAATTTAACCTGAGAGAATTTGAAGCAATTTGTGGTTTAATTTACTCTAATTCCCGTTTGACTCAAACGGATATGAATAACCCTTTTGTTTTAATTAATATTGATTATCAAGGGAATTTTTCTACCTTTGACCCCGAATTATTATCGGTGAATATTGAACCTTATGGCAATTTTATTTTAGGAAATGTATTAAAAGATAGTTTTGAATCAGTTTGTGATACAGAAAAATTCCAGAAAATTTATGCAGATATGCAGGAAGGAATTAAATTATGTAGTGAAACCTGTGAATATTTTGGAGTTTGTGGGGGCGGTGCGGGAAGTAATAAATATTGGGAAAATGGAACTTTCGCCTGTAGTGAAACCATGGCCTGTCGTTATCGAATTAAAGTTGTAACCGATATTATTTTAGATAAATTAGAAAATTCTTTGGGTTTAGTTGAAAACTGTTATAGCAAGAGGCAATAG
- a CDS encoding binding-protein-dependent transport systems inner membrane component — MDFLLKKQSHSTLETRKTRNLLILLLPATIWLLIFFIIPLIIVLVYSFLERGTYGGVTWEFTLKNYQRLVNDLYLNIFWRSLGLASLTTLICLIIGYPLAFFIATSSTRWRNLLLFLVIIPFWTNFLVRTYAWIIILRSEGMINTILQSLSLIQEPLNLLFTPFAVIVGLIYGYLPFMILPLYATIERLNFSLVEAAQDLGANHIRTFFGIILPLTLPGIIAGSILVFIPALGAFITPDILGGAKTVMVGNLIQNQFLQARDWPFGSALSMGLMVLVLIPVMIYFRSSNTDSLY; from the coding sequence ATGGATTTTTTACTCAAAAAACAGTCCCATTCTACCCTAGAAACTAGAAAAACCAGAAATCTATTAATCCTATTACTTCCTGCTACAATTTGGTTACTAATTTTCTTTATTATTCCTCTGATTATTGTCTTAGTTTATAGTTTTTTAGAACGAGGAACCTATGGGGGAGTTACCTGGGAATTTACCTTAAAAAATTATCAACGATTAGTCAATGATTTATACCTGAATATTTTTTGGCGATCGCTAGGACTTGCCTCCTTAACCACCTTAATTTGTTTAATTATTGGTTATCCCTTAGCCTTTTTTATTGCCACTTCTTCGACCCGTTGGCGAAACCTGTTATTATTTTTAGTGATTATTCCTTTCTGGACAAACTTTCTAGTTAGAACCTATGCGTGGATAATTATTCTTCGTTCTGAAGGAATGATTAATACCATTTTACAAAGTTTAAGTTTAATTCAAGAACCTCTGAATTTACTTTTTACTCCCTTTGCCGTTATTGTTGGTTTAATTTATGGTTATTTACCCTTTATGATCCTACCATTATATGCTACCATTGAACGATTAAACTTTTCTTTAGTTGAAGCGGCTCAAGATTTAGGTGCAAACCATATTAGAACATTTTTTGGAATTATTTTACCCCTAACTTTACCCGGAATTATCGCCGGATCTATTCTAGTTTTTATCCCAGCTTTAGGTGCATTTATTACCCCGGATATTCTCGGAGGAGCAAAAACAGTTATGGTGGGAAATTTAATTCAAAATCAATTTTTACAAGCCCGAGATTGGCCATTTGGTTCGGCTTTATCAATGGGATTAATGGTATTAGTATTAATTCCTGTTATGATTTATTTTAGAAGCTCTAACACAGATAGTTTATATTAA
- a CDS encoding putative ABC transporter permease protein: protein MNIKTLDNFIHTWGETGLKIQATLVFSFLYLPILILIIYSFNDSRFNSNWTGFTLKWYQKLFSGLTESTADISTQSLWDSLQNSLIIAIASTLIASILGTMVALALERFRFPGSKLLEALLLLPIIIPEITLGVSLLVFFTLVFRILENLTGIHLTLGLPSVIISHATFSIAFITITVRARLSDLDPALEEAALDLGANEWKTFWRITFPLIFPAILSGALLAFTISLDDFVVTFFTTGVGATTLPLFVYGMIKLSVSPVINAISTLMLLASLFLVISSLKLQDGVKVK from the coding sequence ATGAACATTAAAACCCTAGATAATTTTATTCATACTTGGGGGGAAACCGGATTAAAAATACAGGCTACCCTAGTTTTTTCCTTTCTTTATTTACCGATTTTAATTTTAATCATTTATTCCTTTAATGACTCTCGATTTAATTCAAATTGGACAGGATTTACGTTGAAATGGTATCAAAAGTTATTCAGTGGCTTAACAGAAAGTACCGCCGATATTTCTACCCAAAGTCTCTGGGATTCCTTGCAAAATAGCTTAATTATTGCGATCGCTTCCACCTTAATAGCCTCCATTTTAGGAACAATGGTAGCCTTAGCTTTAGAACGCTTTCGATTTCCAGGATCTAAATTATTAGAAGCGTTATTATTATTGCCTATTATTATTCCTGAAATTACATTAGGCGTTTCCCTATTAGTCTTTTTTACCTTAGTTTTTAGAATCCTAGAAAATCTTACCGGAATTCACTTGACTTTAGGCTTACCATCGGTAATTATTAGTCATGCCACCTTTAGTATTGCCTTTATTACTATTACGGTTAGGGCGCGTTTATCTGACTTAGATCCAGCTTTAGAAGAAGCAGCGTTAGATTTAGGAGCTAATGAATGGAAAACCTTTTGGCGCATTACCTTTCCCTTAATTTTCCCCGCTATTTTAAGTGGTGCATTATTAGCATTTACCATCTCCTTAGATGATTTTGTTGTCACCTTTTTTACAACTGGAGTAGGTGCAACTACCCTACCTTTATTTGTATATGGAATGATTAAATTATCCGTCAGTCCAGTTATTAATGCCATTTCAACTTTAATGTTACTCGCTTCTCTTTTCCTGGTAATATCATCTTTAAAATTACAAGATGGAGTCAAGGTAAAATAG
- a CDS encoding putative polyamine ABC transporter substrate-binding protein, protein MKRILTLILLFCLGVFLPFGCTANQSSTPPTAPTANVLNIYNWSTYIDPEVLKAFEQKYQVKVNYDTYDSAESLYAKLKAGNPGYDVAFPPDYMVKIMVKEQMLEELDPANIANIKNIEPKFLNPPYDPGNKYSIPYQWITLGIGYNIKKTGEEINSWSALIDPKYKGKVALLDDMRHTMGAVLMYLGYSPNTKNPEQIKQARDFLIKNKDNIAAFAPDTGQQLLNQGEVNLTMEYSGDIFQVMAENPDLRYVIPKEGSIIGMDNMVIPKGAPNKKLAETFINFILEPENSAKISNFIDYASPNKVAIDQKLIDAENLKNPGIYPPPEIFDKLQYLQDLGEATQLYDQAWTEIKAGVGNG, encoded by the coding sequence ATGAAACGAATTTTAACCTTAATTCTGCTATTTTGTTTAGGTGTATTTTTACCCTTTGGCTGCACAGCTAATCAGTCCAGCACACCCCCGACTGCGCCTACAGCAAATGTTCTCAATATTTATAACTGGTCAACCTATATTGACCCCGAAGTTCTTAAAGCCTTTGAACAAAAATATCAAGTTAAAGTTAATTATGATACTTATGATAGTGCCGAAAGTCTTTATGCTAAATTAAAAGCCGGAAACCCAGGTTATGACGTGGCATTTCCCCCTGATTATATGGTTAAAATCATGGTAAAAGAGCAAATGTTAGAAGAATTAGATCCGGCTAATATTGCTAATATTAAAAACATTGAGCCTAAGTTTCTAAATCCTCCCTATGACCCAGGAAATAAATATAGTATTCCCTATCAATGGATCACGTTAGGAATTGGCTATAATATTAAAAAAACCGGAGAAGAAATTAATAGTTGGTCAGCCTTAATTGATCCTAAATATAAAGGTAAAGTGGCTTTATTAGATGATATGCGCCATACAATGGGGGCTGTTTTAATGTATTTAGGCTATAGTCCCAATACAAAAAATCCCGAACAAATCAAACAAGCGCGAGATTTCTTAATTAAAAATAAAGATAATATTGCGGCTTTTGCCCCCGATACAGGTCAACAATTATTAAATCAAGGAGAAGTTAATTTAACCATGGAATATAGTGGGGATATTTTTCAAGTTATGGCAGAAAATCCCGATTTGCGATATGTTATTCCCAAAGAGGGAAGTATTATTGGTATGGATAATATGGTTATTCCCAAAGGCGCACCTAACAAAAAACTCGCCGAAACCTTTATTAACTTTATTTTGGAACCGGAAAATAGTGCTAAAATCTCTAATTTTATTGATTATGCTTCCCCCAATAAAGTTGCTATTGATCAAAAATTAATTGACGCTGAAAACTTAAAAAATCCTGGGATTTATCCCCCCCCAGAAATTTTTGATAAACTCCAATATCTCCAAGATTTAGGAGAAGCCACCCAATTATATGATCAAGCTTGGACAGAAATTAAAGCTGGTGTGGGGAATGGGTAA
- a CDS encoding putative polyamine ABC transporter ATP-binding protein, which yields MNAAVELLNVSKLFKGLNSKDFLAVNQLNLQIKTGEFFSLLGPSGCGKTTTLRMIAGFEYPTSGEILIHQQPMKNSPPFHRPVNTVFQNYALFPHLTIAENIAFGLEMENLPRPQIKSRVLEALSLVKLTDFQTRYPRQLSGGQQQRVALARALVKQPKVLLFDEPLGALDLKLRKEMQLELKKMQQLLGITFVYVTHDQEEALTLSDRIGIMNHGELLQVGNPMEIYEYPQTKFVADFIGETNFFTAKVTETKAQQITALIDEQIPIHLTVSQPIIPGQIINLVIRPEKVTIYPKTHENLGNYQNVQTWEGTIEESVYLGTDTRYGVRLTDKIIMIIRLQNWHQDQLQQFKIGDRVNIVISPNSIRIIDN from the coding sequence ATGAATGCTGCTGTTGAATTATTGAACGTTTCTAAGTTATTTAAAGGATTAAATAGCAAGGATTTCTTAGCTGTTAATCAATTGAATTTGCAAATCAAAACCGGGGAATTTTTCTCCTTATTAGGGCCATCTGGTTGCGGAAAAACCACAACATTAAGAATGATTGCTGGATTTGAATATCCCACTTCAGGGGAAATTTTAATTCATCAACAACCGATGAAAAATAGTCCTCCCTTTCATCGTCCAGTTAATACCGTCTTTCAAAATTATGCCTTATTTCCCCATTTAACCATCGCGGAAAATATAGCTTTTGGACTAGAAATGGAAAATTTGCCCCGTCCCCAAATTAAAAGTAGAGTTTTAGAAGCATTATCGTTAGTTAAATTAACCGATTTTCAAACTCGTTATCCCCGTCAACTATCCGGTGGACAACAACAACGGGTCGCTTTAGCTAGAGCATTAGTTAAACAACCAAAAGTGTTATTATTTGACGAACCTTTGGGGGCTTTAGATTTAAAATTGCGAAAAGAAATGCAGTTAGAACTCAAAAAAATGCAGCAACTATTAGGGATTACTTTTGTTTACGTTACTCATGATCAAGAAGAAGCTCTAACCCTATCTGATCGAATTGGAATTATGAATCATGGAGAATTATTACAAGTAGGAAACCCGATGGAAATTTATGAATATCCTCAGACTAAATTCGTTGCTGATTTTATTGGAGAAACTAACTTTTTCACGGCAAAAGTAACCGAAACCAAAGCACAACAAATTACTGCTTTAATTGATGAACAAATCCCGATTCATTTGACAGTATCTCAACCGATTATACCAGGACAAATAATTAATTTAGTCATTCGTCCTGAGAAAGTAACTATCTATCCTAAGACCCATGAAAATTTAGGAAATTATCAAAATGTACAAACCTGGGAAGGAACAATAGAAGAATCTGTTTATCTGGGAACAGATACCCGTTATGGAGTGCGTTTAACTGATAAAATTATAATGATTATTCGCCTACAAAATTGGCATCAAGATCAGTTACAACAATTTAAAATTGGCGACCGAGTTAACATAGTTATTTCACCGAATAGTATTAGGATAATTGACAATTAA
- a CDS encoding hypothetical protein (conserved hypothetical protein), whose product MTPTLIGRWQTRLFLFATIGVLVTLAFLGLKIGDQPRSIYFWVLGYITCFGFFWDILYIKIQQFRWDRDWPGAFQLLAGIWEGLFLVTLIKTISLPGLSASEFNLGIFISHYSCVWIAIFITSQSVMRILFPYWRFRGGQLF is encoded by the coding sequence ATGACTCCAACATTAATCGGACGCTGGCAAACTCGTCTATTCTTATTTGCAACCATTGGTGTTTTAGTAACCTTAGCCTTTTTGGGGCTAAAAATTGGTGATCAACCCCGATCAATTTACTTTTGGGTTTTAGGATATATTACCTGTTTTGGCTTTTTTTGGGACATTCTCTATATTAAAATCCAACAATTTCGCTGGGATCGAGATTGGCCAGGTGCTTTTCAACTCTTAGCCGGAATTTGGGAAGGCTTATTTTTAGTAACACTAATCAAAACAATTAGTTTACCCGGTCTTTCTGCATCAGAATTTAATTTAGGAATATTTATTTCCCACTATAGTTGTGTGTGGATTGCTATTTTTATTACTTCCCAAAGTGTTATGAGAATTTTATTTCCCTACTGGCGTTTTCGAGGGGGACAATTATTTTAA
- a CDS encoding putative potassium/proton antiporter has protein sequence MPEDFRLIVDLVLVLAAATIGGLLASLLRQPAILGYLIGGIIVGPGGLGVIKELIQVETLAQFGVAFLLFALGVEFSFAELKKVQGISLGGGGLQIIFTILITALTMGILGWDTSPIQGIFLGAILSLSSTAVVLKCLMERNEMASPQGQIMLGILVVQDLALGLMLAVLPALNQPQGGVIFEAVGRSLLLIGLFALGAVVAGIWVIPKLLQFLAKTESKELFLLGVVALCLGIALLTEHLGFSIEMGAFVAGLMISEVEYADQTLTYVEPIRDIFAALFFVAVGMLIDPVFLWEHLELIIGLMLLIVAGKTLIIIPIVKLFGYSWRTSIITGLGLAQIGEFSFVLASAGQGLGLVSRRVYLLIVGTTALTLMITPFILQFAPKLLDWIEEKWDLSNLLENSQKITNIAEDLPQQNHIIVCGYGRVGRNLVRLLQSHNYAVIVIDQSEKTVQELRNNQIPYLYGNAASLHVLEAAGVDRAASMAIALPDPMSTRLCLKRSLEFSPNLDVIVIADRDKDIELLYQLGAKEVVQPEFEASLELSNHVLTKMGLGGDKIQQEMQKIRQSQYSDFRPKQSAQEVARDLQQATQEMNSKWYALPTNSPLMGMTLEESNIRPMTGISVMAIRRFTGEEIDYPDGQVRLEKDDKLLVVGEAAALETLDQLAKGEVTIPAESISCQWLNIPENSQVIGKSLSKLDLANRFRVQVQALRREDKFYRWPNRSLDLEAGDRLLLCGSFHDLNQARREMIPINIPSLKILKEIEIVEG, from the coding sequence GTGCCAGAAGACTTTCGTTTAATTGTAGATTTAGTCCTTGTCCTTGCCGCTGCAACTATTGGCGGACTTCTAGCCTCCTTACTGCGACAACCTGCGATTTTAGGATATTTGATTGGCGGGATCATTGTTGGCCCTGGTGGATTAGGGGTGATTAAAGAGTTAATTCAAGTTGAAACCCTGGCTCAATTTGGAGTGGCATTTCTGCTATTTGCTTTAGGGGTAGAATTCTCTTTTGCGGAGTTAAAAAAAGTCCAAGGGATTAGTTTAGGAGGCGGCGGGTTACAAATTATCTTTACGATATTAATTACCGCCCTAACTATGGGGATTTTAGGTTGGGATACTTCTCCCATTCAAGGCATATTTTTAGGAGCGATTTTATCCCTATCTTCAACGGCCGTTGTTCTGAAATGTTTGATGGAACGCAATGAAATGGCGAGTCCTCAAGGACAGATCATGTTAGGAATTTTAGTCGTACAGGATTTAGCCTTGGGATTAATGTTAGCGGTATTACCAGCTTTAAATCAACCCCAAGGAGGAGTTATTTTTGAAGCGGTGGGGCGATCGCTTTTATTAATTGGATTATTCGCTTTAGGGGCCGTAGTTGCGGGAATTTGGGTGATTCCTAAACTATTACAATTTTTAGCAAAAACCGAAAGTAAAGAACTATTTTTATTAGGAGTTGTTGCTCTATGTTTAGGAATTGCGCTGTTAACAGAACATTTAGGATTTTCGATTGAAATGGGGGCTTTTGTAGCCGGGTTAATGATTTCTGAAGTAGAATATGCCGATCAAACCTTAACCTATGTGGAACCGATTCGCGATATTTTTGCGGCTTTATTTTTTGTCGCGGTGGGGATGTTAATTGATCCGGTGTTTCTCTGGGAACATTTAGAACTGATTATTGGCTTAATGTTGCTAATTGTCGCCGGAAAAACCTTAATTATTATTCCAATTGTTAAACTATTTGGCTATTCTTGGCGAACTTCAATTATCACCGGATTAGGATTAGCTCAAATTGGAGAATTTTCTTTTGTTTTAGCCAGTGCTGGACAAGGATTAGGGTTAGTTTCTCGACGGGTTTATTTATTAATTGTGGGGACAACGGCTTTAACCTTAATGATTACCCCGTTTATTTTGCAATTTGCCCCAAAATTATTAGATTGGATTGAGGAAAAATGGGATTTATCTAACCTTTTAGAAAATAGTCAAAAAATCACTAATATTGCTGAAGATTTACCGCAACAAAACCATATTATTGTCTGTGGATATGGTCGGGTTGGTCGTAATTTAGTTCGACTTTTACAAAGTCATAATTATGCGGTTATTGTCATAGATCAATCGGAAAAAACCGTACAGGAATTAAGAAATAATCAGATTCCTTATTTATATGGAAATGCAGCTAGTTTGCACGTTTTAGAAGCCGCTGGGGTGGATCGGGCGGCATCCATGGCGATCGCCCTTCCTGACCCCATGAGTACCCGATTATGCTTAAAAAGATCACTGGAATTTTCGCCTAATTTAGATGTAATTGTAATCGCAGATCGGGATAAGGATATTGAGTTACTATATCAATTAGGGGCGAAAGAAGTAGTACAACCCGAATTTGAAGCCAGCTTAGAATTATCAAATCATGTCTTAACAAAAATGGGGTTAGGAGGGGATAAAATTCAACAGGAAATGCAGAAAATTCGTCAAAGTCAGTATTCGGATTTTCGTCCAAAACAATCGGCTCAAGAAGTGGCGCGAGATTTACAGCAAGCTACCCAAGAAATGAATAGTAAATGGTATGCTTTACCTACTAATTCTCCTTTGATGGGAATGACTTTGGAAGAAAGCAATATCCGTCCAATGACGGGAATTAGTGTCATGGCTATTCGACGCTTTACGGGAGAAGAAATTGATTATCCCGATGGTCAAGTTCGTTTGGAAAAAGATGATAAGTTATTGGTGGTGGGGGAAGCCGCCGCTTTAGAAACTTTAGATCAATTAGCGAAAGGGGAAGTCACAATTCCGGCGGAAAGTATTTCTTGTCAATGGTTAAATATTCCAGAAAATAGTCAGGTAATCGGTAAATCCTTATCTAAATTAGATTTAGCAAATCGGTTTCGGGTACAAGTTCAAGCCCTACGTCGAGAGGATAAATTTTATCGCTGGCCGAATCGAAGTTTGGATTTAGAAGCGGGCGATCGCCTATTATTATGTGGGAGTTTTCATGATTTAAACCAAGCCCGGAGAGAAATGATTCCAATTAATATTCCGTCCTTAAAAATTTTAAAGGAAATTGAAATAGTTGAGGGTTGA
- a CDS encoding peptidase M23B, with amino-acid sequence MRIRVPRGIKSFVLALITVGIVLCLPGQAALVRVNPTVPELGNTLSVVLDSPTSPAPTVTWQGKTYPMFAIAPNRMRALLPTTPLDQPGTKPLQINDGTQVQNLTVQLRDRSFPTQSIWLPPDKEGLEGTDQEFDRVDAFKALVTPEKYWKGPFLRPNAGEITTIYGVRRYYNGEFAEDYYHRGVDYGGAMGSPVVAPAAGRVALVGRESQGFEIHGNVIGLDHGQGVASILMHLNRIDVKEGDFVQPGQVIGTVGSSGASTGPHLHWGLYVQGKAVDPVPWRYAAID; translated from the coding sequence ATGAGAATCAGAGTCCCTCGCGGGATCAAATCGTTTGTTTTAGCCCTAATCACCGTTGGGATAGTTCTTTGCCTTCCCGGACAGGCGGCTCTGGTGCGGGTGAATCCTACCGTCCCAGAGTTAGGAAATACCTTGTCTGTGGTTTTGGATTCCCCCACTTCCCCAGCCCCTACGGTGACTTGGCAGGGCAAAACCTACCCGATGTTTGCCATTGCTCCCAATCGGATGCGGGCTCTATTACCGACGACACCCTTGGATCAGCCCGGGACTAAACCCCTACAAATTAATGATGGGACACAGGTACAAAACTTAACAGTACAGTTACGCGATCGCTCCTTTCCTACTCAGTCCATTTGGCTCCCCCCCGATAAAGAAGGACTCGAAGGTACGGATCAAGAATTTGATCGGGTGGATGCGTTTAAGGCCTTGGTGACTCCCGAAAAATACTGGAAAGGCCCATTTTTACGCCCCAATGCCGGAGAAATTACTACCATTTATGGCGTCCGTCGTTACTACAATGGAGAATTTGCCGAAGATTATTACCATCGGGGTGTAGATTATGGTGGAGCCATGGGATCGCCAGTGGTCGCCCCGGCGGCGGGACGAGTTGCCTTGGTGGGACGAGAATCTCAAGGCTTTGAAATTCATGGGAATGTCATTGGTTTGGATCACGGTCAAGGGGTGGCTAGTATTTTGATGCACCTCAACCGGATTGATGTGAAGGAAGGGGATTTTGTCCAACCTGGTCAAGTGATTGGCACGGTGGGATCATCGGGGGCATCAACGGGGCCCCATCTGCATTGGGGTCTCTATGTCCAGGGTAAAGCTGTTGATCCGGTTCCCTGGCGATATGCGGCCATTGATTAA